In Hyperolius riggenbachi isolate aHypRig1 chromosome 1, aHypRig1.pri, whole genome shotgun sequence, the genomic window agagagctttaaaatgatatgcatctttccatagcttatgcactgctcggagtccctttaaatatgccAGTGCAAGAGTGTAACTTCCTTTCACTTCTATTACAGATACTTTCGGCAAAAGCAAGAGGTTTATATGACTAataaacttgctgcatattttcttGTGCTGTGGAATGTTAAACAGGCTTGGTGGAACTTTGCTTGCATCATCCTTGGTCCTCTCACTTGCTGTAGTACTTATATTAGAGCCATGGCCTGCAATTTCACAAGTCTTTCCCAGCTATGTACAGTAGAGTATGTGAGTTCTAATGTTGAATggtttaatgttttgttttgtttttgtttttttttgttttgttttgtttttttttgttttttttttgcagcgacTTAATTCTTGAACATGAGAtcatattatgtttttttttttttttttttttttttcactgtaatcggtagttttttttgtatgtttactTCTTCACATGGAGTGACAAGTCTGGTTTTGCGTTAGTCAAAAGAGATGCATTTGCAAGAGGTGATCAGTGGTAGATGCCATTTATCTTAAAATGAACTTGAAGAGAGgggaatatggaagctgacaaacttattttgttttaaataatgcacattgcctggctgtcctgctgatccactgtctCTAATAACTTtttgccatagtccctgaacaagcatgcagctaaaatgTTTGTTTGAAGCCTGacagttagctgcatgcttgttacaggtgggtgattcaggcactactgcaaccaatgatcagtaggacagccaggcaacttgtattggtaataaacatggcagcttccatatgcttCTCATCTCAAGTTCTTTAACCTACTTGCCAGTGTTTCATGTGTGGCATGAACGTTTCCTGTGTGAATAATAGGGATGGTAAATGAGCTGAAGAAAATTCTGAGTTGATGTACAGCAGAGAGACTAACCTGCACTTACGAGGTTACTGTCGTCACATATGTCAGTGGGAAAATCAGAATCTCCACACTCCACAGTCACCGGTATCCCTGTGAACTGATAAGTTTTCATGATATAAACATGGAGACAAAAGTACTACTTCTAATAACTAGTTTGAGATCCcttttctgttttgcattgcaAGTGTTAAACAAGTGCTGCTAACTTTGCAAATGAGGCAgtcttaaggcctggaacccactagagcgattttgtgagcgatcaaaccgctagcagtttccccaaatgctcagctaatgttcatggatgggccaaattccactcgagcttttttttttttttttttcgccagcgtttctgcaatgtaaacgctggcataatcgctcatcaaaacctacacagagctatttttctagcgttttgaagttactgcacactgtaaaataattaaaattaattgaaaggaccaatccgaattaaaaacgctaatcgctacacaactgctggcaaacagaatacactttttaaaatcgctgccAAAAACGTTCATGAAATCGCTTTCAAAACGCTCAcagaaaacgctagcgattgcgttttgtagtgggttccaggcctaagaggtTTTTCAATACTACCCACTCTTGAAAGGTAAATAGTAAATAAGTATATTCTATGGCTGTCAAAGAGATCTTGCCATACATTGAATAGTGAAAGCTAAAAAATCTCCAACAGTTGAACTGCCCTGATCATAACAGGTCAGGGAATGTTTTGTGTTCCTTCTATTGTTTTTGTTGTGGTCACAAGTGTCCACACGGAAAATAATCTCACTAACTGGAAATTAATGCTTTTTGGCTAGAGCTCCCCTTTTAAGTGGAACTCTCACTTAAAATATCCTCaattataaaatgctgaaaatgtattatAGAGATTAAAATTATCAgcttggagataactcaggaaaaaaagttaattgcatatgggccttagtgtaagcttagtttaaattaagggcctGGACTCACTAGCAGTGCTTTCAGTGTGCTTGCTGTTCACCAGTGATTGTTGGTGTTCGGCAAAACATTAAGACAGTGGACCCCTATAAGGCTGATTCCACTACAGGGGGAACCGCTAAATTGCACATAACTTCAACCAGACCTCTGgtgtaaaatacattttacatCATCCGCACTGGCAGCAGAAGTTAACCACTGAGCATTTGTGCCTTAAAATCCAGGTTTTCTTGGATGGCCACAATCCTGTtctgaaaaactgccatggcagttttctgccTTTACAAAGTCTGCTAAGAGATTGTCATCTAAGGGTGGGAGGTGCCCTATAGTGTGGCCTGAgatgtactctgcttctacctttgCCATTGAGTCAGCCTATCTCGGAGAGGTGAAGAGAGTAGTGCAGTGCCAGCCACAGTATGAGGCCACTCAGCTGCCACAGTACTCTCCTGCGGATTTATGAAGCAGTAAGCTGTTGCATTGGAtaaagtgtttttgtgtagcagatttcatatattgttacagtaaagctgttactgaacagcgtctgtaacaaaaacgcttggaaaaccgctctgatctagtgtttttcagagcggttttccactttcctacatTTTaagattgaggcagaaacgcctccgaaatctaaaaaaaaaataaaaaaaaatgctgcatccccgagtttgtggaaaaaacgaactgctctggtgtgcaaccagctcattgaaatacattacccaagcagttttcaaacctctagcgtttttaaaaattctGCAGAACTTCTGTACTCTTGACACAGTACTGTGGAACAAAAGCAAGTAGTAtagctgtatgtgtaaaaatagtagggaaacaagtttttattgaatgttctgCCAGACTGAAATTCCATTTTAAGAAATCAGCATCCAGAAATGAACCTGTGAATAAGTTGCACGTAGAGATGTTAACCTTTCTTCTCTTAGATTCTGTAGATGGATTTGTTTCTACCAAAGTTTGTTGAATAAAACTAACTCTTAATGCTCATATTGTGTATTTCAGGAGACAAGGTTATTCCTCTGTATATTCCACAGTGTGGGGAGTGCAAATTTTGTTTGAATCCCAAAAccaacttgtgtcaaaaaatcaGGTATTATGCGCAATATAAATATAACATGACCTCAATTTTAGGGTTGATCACATATATGCAAATTGTTGAGAGTTGATGCAAAtacatgtagcttgaaaatggaccaatttatttaaacctgggtttaaatcgattggtccattttcaagctgcgtgatttgcataattttggaacaatttgcatctcattgatcatccctactcaacTTTGAAAGGCCATTCGGTACAAAAAATACCAAGGGGAGAAATACCGCATTCCGAATATCTTCCTTTTATGCTGCACTTGTGACTAGCAAGGCCAGAAGATaacaaaggatacccgaactgacatgtgacataatgagatagacatgtgtatgtacagtgactagcacacaaataactatgctgtgttcatttttttctttctctgcctgaaagagttaaatatcaggtatgtaagtggctgactcagtcctgactcagacaggaagtgactacagtgtaaccctcactgataagaaattccaactataaaacactttcctagcagaaaatggcttctgagagcaagaaggcgataaaaaaggggaatgtcttaccagtgagggtcacactgtagttacttcctgtctgagtcaggactgagtcagccacttacatacctgctatttaactctttcaggcagagaaagaaaaaaaggaacgcagcatagttatttgtgtgctaggcactgtacatacacatgtctatctcattatgtcacatgtcagttcgggtatcctttaatgattgGGTGCTGTTGGATTTTTAATCTTTGTGGTTTATAAGCATTTGGTTAGTTAGACCTTCAGCTAGGCGGCAAGTACTTATCAAGCTATGCCTATGCTATTTTTCTTTTGCCCACCCATGGCCAGTTTGATGATTTTGACTATATACCAAGCATAGAGCCTTATCATTTCCTTTATTTTTCCATTGGGTATACTAATGATTGATGCCATAGAAAGGTTTTTCTTAAGTTTTTAGAGGCCAGTGAAACGAGCAACCCATGTGATCAGCAGCGTCAGATTATGCCATATTTtacatcacaatttatggcacaaATTATTTGAATAGTGTTGTCATCACCTATAGGAATCCACTTTTCCTCGCCCCTTTCCTTAATAAAGTACGATTGACGCAGAAAAGTGTGGAAGATGGCATTTTTAGTGATGTAGAACTCATCTGTAGGGATCAATACAACTGGGCCAAAAATAGACTGGAAGTCCCTTCGGCATAATTACGAGCTGTGTAAGATtggatgcaagccagaattattcgcTTCTTATTGCTCATATCTACTCATAAAGTGGCTTAAAATTCATGTATAGACACACCAAGCTGGTTTCTTTTGTCTTTTAAAACCTTGCATTATTGAGAAACTGTATGTTAACTGACGCAGAGCTCAtgcatgtgtttttgttttttttttttttttttttttttaaaccaggaTTACTCAAGGTCAGGGATTCATGCCTGATGGAACGAGTCGCTTTACCTGCAAGGGGAAGCAGATTTTCCACTTCATGGGTACGAGCACCTTTTCTGAATACACAGTTGTAGCTGACATCTCTGTTGCTAAAgtagaggactctgctcctctggACAAAGTCTGTCTGCTGGGCTGTGGCGTTTCGACTGGATATGGAGCAGCTCTGAACACTGCCAAGGTAAGCTTACATAATTGTGTTTGGAGCATATCACACTTTGCATGCTTTCTGTACATAACACTTTCAGATTCTCAGAAAATAATTTTCTTTGATAAAATAGTAATTCTATAACACGTGTTCTCAGAATGTATTTTTGATGACTTGTGTGGCATTACCAGGTGGAGCCAGGTTCCACATGTGCAGTGTTTGGCCTAGGAGGTGTTGGCCTTGCTGTGATCATGGGCTGTAAAGTAGCCGGTGCCAAGCGTATTATTGGGATCGACCTCAATAAGGAGAAGTTTACAAGGGCTACAGAGTTTGGAGCAACTGAGTGCATAAGCCCAAAAGATCACGAGAAGCCCATCCAAGAGGTCCTGGTGGAACTGACTGATGGAGGAGTGGACTATTCCTTTGAATGCATTGGAAATGTCGGCGTTATGGTAACTATCTAATATTGATACGTTCTGCAAGTATGGTTCTGGTATGTTTTGCACAGTTTTAGACTAGGAAATAGAATACAAAGCATGCAAACCAAATTAAAAACCAATTCTAGGAACGCTTGCTAGTATTAATATCTTCATAAGCACAACGCTtttttggcgggggggggggggggtgtcaaacaGGACTTAAGCAGTTAAACACCCTGGTTTAAAATGTTTGCAATGTCTTGCAGCTCTCCAGCAGAAAAAGTTAACAGCAGGCTGCAtggcttatgtttttttttcagaccgGAGAGGGCAGTGCATACAGACAACTGCTAGGATTGGATAAGGCAGCCTGTCCTCAAAGATGTGGCTAGTAAAGGCACTTCTGTGCTTTCTCGCACAGGGCTCAGAAATCCACCTTTGTGCTTCTCCCTGGAGTTTAGCTTTATGGGTGGAGAGCCTGTATGATCCAACAAACCTGGACTACCAGGTGACAAAGTTTGCAACTCCTCACCTGGGCAATATCAGATTCTGATGAGGATTGCTCTATGGGTTTGTGAAATTACAGCAAGTGTGCAATTACAGTGCAAACGTTTTGTAACAAATCTATGTAGCTACAGGTTTACTACTTATAATGTTGCTGAAGGTTCTGCATCTTCTAGTAGCTAACCATTTTTTAATAGAATCCAGTCCACATTTGCTGGATCACCAAAGTGCTCTCCTACTCTCCAGTCTTCTCCAACTGTAGTACGTCAGGACCACATTGAATCAGGGCGTTGGAAATGGTTCATATTTCTCCTCTGACAGAAAGTTTATTGAAAATCTACCATTGCATGTTCACCAATGTGTTGGAATAGAACAGATTAAATATTCACCAGGTCACAAATGGCACCCATCATATATGGAAGAATGGTATACAAAAATAGCTTGTGTACATAGAACCGTATGTGTATGCTAACTGATCTACAGGATGTAatgagcaaatttttgttttatttttctcccCGTTGTTTTAGCGAGCTGCTTTGGAGGCCTGTCATAAAGGCTGGGGTGTAAGTGTCATTGTTGGCGTAGCAGCTTCTGGGCAGGAAATAGCAACACGTCCATtccagttggtcactgggcgTACATGGAAAGGAACGGCATTTGGAGGTAAGAAACAGTATATATCatacagccttaaagagaacccgaggtgggtttgaagaatgttatctgcatacagaggctggatctacctatacagcccagcctctgttgctatcccaaaccccccctaaggtccccctgcactctgcaatccctcataaatcacagccacgctgctgacaaacagcttgtcagagctggctgtgtttatctctatagtgtcagtctgctgctctccccgcctcctgcagaactccgttccccgcctgcatcccttccctccctgctgattggagggaagggatggggacagggaccggagctatgcaggaggcgggggagcagcagagactgacactacatttgtaaacacagcctcacagcacggctgtgatttatgggggattgcagagggcagggggaccttaggggggggtttgggatagcaacagaggccaggctgtataggcagatctagcctctgtatgcagataacattctttaaacacacctcgggttctctttaaggattggaCAAGTTCAAGAGCCAGCTCGGGTGACAATTAGAGCAATTACAGCTGTAATCTATAAGGAATCTTGGCTTTCTGGGTCCAGAGATTGTCCAGCTCTGGTATACTGCACAATCCAATTAAAAAGTGTGATGCAGCTATgtgtactgttatagagggtttgtTTTTCAGAGTTGTCCTGTGTGGCATCCCATTGAGACTTGTATCCTTGGCATCAAAATGCAGAAAACAACTATGCTGGATGTTTGAAAACAATACAACACTGCCTCTCTGTGAACTAGAAAGAACATGCTAATTTTTTCCCTGACAGTTAGAGCAGAGCAAAACCTGTGTTATGGATTTACCTGGCTGTAGGTACTATTTCACTTTGGTGATCTTTAAGTGACTAAATTCACAATTGTCTCATGTAATTGCACTACAATATCGTGGAGAGGAGGAATCCTGGAATGCAATAGCTGGATATTGTATCCAAAATTCTTTTGAATGGAAGACCTTACTTGTAAAAACATTAGTGGTGGCTCTCATTTAATTACATGAATATAGTGTTTGTCAGACTATAAAACGCaccttttcttccccaaaagtggggggggaggggagtccatgcatcttatagtctgaataatacatgtgtcctctgtccccctgtgtgtcctccaTATACCTGTGTCTTGTGCACATACATTCAGCCACGCCACTATGATCCAAAGGAAATGGCCTCAGGGAGTACAATGATTGGCTCCAAATGATGGAGCCATGTCCCTGCCCTCGACACCAACTGCTCTTATTAAGGAAGAGATCAGCGGGTGGCCTTGATTGCCATGTTTGGGGAATAACATGTCATTAATAAAATAATCTTTATGGTCATATGCAATCGCCTTTAAACCaattgccctgtacacacgctagatgaaacttggccgATGCAGTCGCTAACTACTGCCTCCGCTGAGAATCAAGCGTTTGTATAGTAGTGGGTACCAGcaaatccagaaggtccgcacacacATGTAGACCAAGTCTTGTTTTTAGTCAATAAATGTGACACAAATCCATTCCATAGACcgactcgtttcggggccccaaggggtcccctttgtcaaggtaataaCACATTGTCACTATTCTGTGTTATTACCTTGACAATGTGTTATTACCTTGACAAACGGGACCCCTCTGTGCCTCAAAACTAATCATTTGGTCTATGGAATGGATTTGTGTCacatttattgaataaaaacaggACTTGGTCTACATGTGAGTGCGGACCTTCTGAATTTGCTTTTGACTGTATTTATGGTCCTGCACCTCCGTAGTGGTGTGTGTGGTTTCTTCTGCTTCCTGTATAGTGGGTACCACGCATTTGTGCTCTCTCCACTCAACCCCATCGCCATGTGATGTCTCTCAAGCTCAGCTCCATAGTTTCACCACCCCCTCATAAcagaacatgttgctagcctgcaggataGTGACGCCTCTGTACAGTGTTGGCCCCATCCTGTGGGATTAGGTAATGATCCCTCactgtatgtgtgtttgtattgGACTTTAGACTGCAAAACTGTACGTCACAGATTCATTGTAACTGAAGACTCCTTCAAGAGACCTCTGACATGGGAGCTTATTGGTAGCATTGCAGCAGTAAACATGTTCCAGTGAGTTGTGTTACTGAAGTCTCTCTAAATAAACTCAAGATTGAGGGGCAGTGCCAGTGCCCCCTTCTTgcctgtgcgccccccccccaatatgtgaATTGCCCCCTCTGATTTCCCACTTCTCATAAATAATGCCTTTCTTGTTCCCAGTAGGTAATAACACCCCCATTGTCCCATTCTCCTGCCAGAGCCTTTTTGTCAaggctgggccaaggcagaggtgagagaggctccagcctcagggcacagcataggaggggcgcacaactcactcagctatcatttccctattgggtttgaagcagaaagaaataagaaaattggacacatggcagtgactgcaagacggctgggggggggggggggggggctagcagATGGCAGAAGTCATGACATGTCTGCAGGGAGATATGTAGTGCCAGGTACAGTgagcagacaggaagaggaagaaatGTTCTATAGGACAGGTGAGCGTACAACTCCAGCACACTCGGTTTCTaatggtgtgtgtacacactaGAATGATtaatgcaaagatttttatctgatggggagttcagcttaatagaatagactgggtagagtatggttctcatactaaatggaagggggtaaaattggtctgatatctttcattaatctttcaagtgtataCACACCATTAGGCAGTGCTTACACTGAATCAGCAGTCTACCAGAGCACAGTTAAAGAATGTTAaaaataaaggtagccatacactggtcaatttgccatcagattcgaccaacagatcttgccggagcagtgcttttcagcgctgctagatttgggcgcagccggcgcctccatagacttcaataggaatcattcctattgaagtgctcagtgagtaacgtcggctccgtcagaagacagagccgaagttgcttaaaaacataataattcggcctccagcaatcgctggaagccgaattatttcattcccccactatccatgtcggcctggagggggaatagtaattaaatcggcccggacttgtgcagaagcaggatcagctatataacgctgtatcctgcgcccaagtctaccggcgccgatttcaaatgtacgcgatccccctctgatcgaatctaatcagagagggatcgtatggctacctttactgcaaacagattgtgaaccgatttcagcc contains:
- the LOC137504124 gene encoding alcohol dehydrogenase class-3, which codes for MDTTGQVIKCKAAVAWEAGKPLSLEEVEVAPPKAHEVRIKITSTAVCHTDAYTLSGADPEGCFPVILGHEGAGFVESVGEGVTRVKPGDKVIPLYIPQCGECKFCLNPKTNLCQKIRITQGQGFMPDGTSRFTCKGKQIFHFMGTSTFSEYTVVADISVAKVEDSAPLDKVCLLGCGVSTGYGAALNTAKVEPGSTCAVFGLGGVGLAVIMGCKVAGAKRIIGIDLNKEKFTRATEFGATECISPKDHEKPIQEVLVELTDGGVDYSFECIGNVGVMRAALEACHKGWGVSVIVGVAASGQEIATRPFQLVTGRTWKGTAFGGWKSVESVPKLVSEYMAKKIKVDEFITHTLPFNSINEAFELLHAGKSIRCVLNY